In one window of Planctomycetota bacterium DNA:
- a CDS encoding toxin-antitoxin system HicB family antitoxin, translating to MAHRNHAGTTAPPVRDQADTVLQVAERLHAMDPDWVVFFREVLGVDGVIRRSFRDPDSLAEFECSPQHARIRDLLDDLRSRQRDRPPEREAQRVVTVRMPRSLHEQLKAEADDHRVSINTLCISKLLRILDDRARREPGSGDDNAD from the coding sequence ATGGCACATCGGAACCATGCAGGCACGACAGCCCCCCCGGTTCGCGATCAGGCCGACACCGTTCTCCAGGTGGCCGAGCGACTCCACGCCATGGACCCCGACTGGGTCGTCTTCTTCCGGGAGGTCCTCGGGGTCGACGGGGTGATCCGCCGCAGCTTCCGCGATCCCGACTCGCTGGCGGAGTTCGAGTGCTCGCCGCAGCACGCCCGGATCCGCGACCTGCTCGACGACCTGCGGAGCCGGCAGAGGGACCGGCCCCCGGAACGGGAAGCCCAGCGGGTGGTCACGGTGCGGATGCCCCGCTCGCTCCACGAACAACTCAAGGCGGAGGCCGACGACCACCGGGTGAGCATCAACACCCTGTGCATCTCGAAGCTGTTGCGGATCCTCGACGACCGGGCCCGGCGCGAGCCGGGCAGCGGCGACGACAACGCGGATTGA
- a CDS encoding triphosphoribosyl-dephospho-CoA synthase, with product MTRPTPPPVPAPSRGRCIAAACRLEANAPKPGNVHPGAAFPDLDHGELVAAGRALAEPFDAAAGRPLGKTILAGVRASRRVTRSNANLGIVLATAPLAATPGAPGPLDPGAVEATLAHLTPADAADVWEAIRLAAPGGLGRRPEHDLAAAPPPDLMAAMRAAAGHDRIARLWAEGYRPLYDGLVADLAAEVAAAATLDDAIVRAFLGQLAREPDTHVARRHGAGVADDLSRAAAAVLAAPDWRSAARRLDARLRAPNRINPGTTADLVATALYILLWEGRLAIDAVGAAG from the coding sequence ATGACCCGCCCAACTCCACCTCCCGTCCCGGCGCCGTCGCGCGGCCGCTGCATCGCTGCCGCCTGCCGGCTCGAGGCCAACGCGCCGAAGCCAGGCAACGTCCATCCCGGCGCGGCGTTTCCCGATCTCGACCACGGCGAGCTCGTCGCCGCGGGGCGGGCGCTGGCGGAGCCGTTCGACGCCGCCGCCGGGAGACCGCTCGGGAAGACGATCCTCGCCGGCGTCCGCGCGAGCCGGCGCGTCACGCGCTCCAACGCCAACCTCGGGATCGTGCTGGCGACCGCGCCGCTCGCCGCCACGCCTGGCGCGCCGGGCCCGCTCGACCCCGGCGCTGTCGAGGCGACGCTCGCCCACCTCACCCCCGCCGACGCCGCCGACGTCTGGGAGGCGATCCGCCTCGCCGCCCCGGGGGGCCTCGGGCGGCGGCCGGAACACGACCTCGCCGCCGCGCCCCCACCCGACCTGATGGCGGCGATGCGCGCCGCCGCCGGCCACGATCGGATCGCCCGGCTGTGGGCCGAGGGCTACCGGCCGCTGTACGACGGGCTCGTCGCCGACCTCGCCGCCGAGGTCGCGGCCGCGGCGACTCTCGACGACGCGATCGTGCGCGCCTTCCTCGGGCAACTCGCCCGCGAGCCCGATACCCATGTCGCCCGGCGCCATGGCGCCGGCGTCGCGGACGACCTGTCACGCGCGGCGGCAGCCGTCCTCGCAGCGCCCGACTGGCGCTCCGCCGCCCGGCGCCTCGACGCGCGGCTGCGGGCCCCGAACCGGATCAATCCCGGCACGACCGCCGATCTGGTCGCCACCGCCCTGTACATTCTCCTCTGGGAGGGCCGGTTGGCGATCGACGCCGTCGGCGCCGCAGGATGA
- the ppk1 gene encoding polyphosphate kinase 1, which translates to MDVAWLRRVGLEPAGGSDAAAARRRRDGRWSWAGHRGAAGAPDGGPGERRVDSPRPSSNRPDHCSRHGSTSVMSVADPPPAIEPTAAEAFINRELSWLEFNLRVFEEAENPDNPLMERLKFLAIVSSNLDEFFMVRVAGLREQAFGESAPQDEAPDGLPAVEQLRRIGVRTQELVARQYRCLRESIGPAMAAEGFGLVRHADLDADQRAAIDRFFYERALPILTPMAIDPSHPSPRYHNRGLYIGVQLERQQGLGPKRLFAVVQVPQVLPRFINVGCAVPGQLRFVLLEDLVAARLSELFGGFRVLSWTTFRITRDSDLELLEQESDDMLKLIEERLKARQRGQAVRIEVSARAADDSVARAIIDEEELQQGSEDGYSEVYRIDGPLDLTCLWELHRLPGYPQLHDRAFTPRMPRGLERRGDDLFAEIAARDILLHHPFESFDPVVEFVTRAAADPRVLAIKQTLYRTSGDSPISRALIAAAEAGKHVTALVELKARFDEANNVSWARLMERAGVHVVFGFLDLKTHCKLSLVIRAEGQGLRRYVHLGTGNYNPTTALSYTDLGLFTADEQIAEDASAVFNLLTGYSQGHAWRKLVVAPADLHRRTLELIDGQTARARAGKPARIVAKLNALVDREVIVALYRASQAGVPIDIIARGICALRPGVPGLSETIRVRSIVDRFLEHSRLYVFGPDDDARVFIASADWMPRNFFRRVEVMVPIESPDLVARILREIVPVYLADNTRARVMDSDGAFHLRQPPAGEPAIRCQSMFLDGDSGAVAAEPSSGPVPRGRRAQPRGEGAARRERRGRQR; encoded by the coding sequence ATGGACGTTGCCTGGCTTCGGCGCGTTGGCCTCGAGCCGGCAGGCGGCAGCGATGCAGCGGCCGCGCGACGGCGCCGGGACGGGAGGTGGAGTTGGGCGGGTCATCGGGGTGCTGCGGGGGCTCCGGACGGCGGGCCGGGAGAGCGCAGGGTAGACTCCCCAAGGCCGTCCTCCAACCGTCCGGATCACTGCTCGCGCCACGGCTCCACGTCTGTCATGTCAGTCGCCGACCCCCCACCCGCCATCGAGCCCACCGCCGCCGAGGCGTTCATCAACCGCGAGTTGAGTTGGCTGGAGTTCAACCTCCGCGTCTTCGAGGAGGCCGAGAACCCCGACAACCCGCTGATGGAGCGGCTGAAGTTCCTGGCGATCGTCAGCTCCAACCTCGACGAGTTCTTCATGGTCCGGGTGGCGGGGCTCCGCGAACAGGCGTTCGGCGAGAGCGCTCCGCAGGACGAGGCCCCGGACGGGCTCCCCGCCGTCGAACAGCTCCGCCGGATCGGCGTCCGCACGCAGGAATTGGTGGCCCGGCAATACCGCTGCCTCCGCGAGAGCATCGGCCCGGCGATGGCGGCCGAGGGATTCGGGCTGGTGCGCCACGCCGATCTCGACGCCGACCAGCGCGCGGCCATCGACCGCTTCTTCTACGAGCGCGCGCTGCCGATCCTCACGCCGATGGCGATCGACCCGTCGCATCCCTCGCCGCGCTACCACAACCGCGGGCTGTACATCGGCGTCCAGCTCGAGCGCCAGCAGGGGCTCGGGCCGAAGCGCCTGTTCGCCGTCGTCCAGGTGCCGCAGGTGCTGCCGCGGTTCATCAACGTCGGCTGCGCCGTTCCCGGGCAATTGCGCTTCGTGCTGCTCGAGGACCTCGTCGCGGCGCGGCTCTCGGAGCTGTTCGGTGGCTTCCGGGTCCTGTCCTGGACGACGTTCCGGATCACGCGCGACAGCGACCTCGAGCTGCTCGAGCAGGAATCGGACGACATGCTCAAACTGATCGAGGAACGGCTCAAGGCGCGGCAGCGCGGCCAGGCGGTGCGGATCGAGGTCTCGGCCCGCGCCGCCGACGACTCCGTGGCCCGGGCGATCATCGACGAAGAGGAGCTCCAGCAGGGGAGCGAAGACGGCTACTCCGAGGTCTACCGGATCGACGGGCCGCTCGATCTGACCTGCCTGTGGGAGCTCCACCGCCTCCCCGGATACCCGCAGCTCCACGACCGGGCGTTCACGCCGCGGATGCCACGCGGCCTCGAGCGCCGTGGCGACGACCTGTTCGCCGAGATCGCCGCGCGCGACATCCTCCTCCACCATCCCTTCGAGTCGTTCGATCCAGTCGTCGAATTCGTCACCCGGGCGGCCGCCGATCCGCGCGTGCTGGCGATCAAGCAGACGCTCTACCGCACCAGCGGCGATTCGCCGATCTCCCGCGCCCTGATCGCCGCGGCCGAGGCGGGCAAGCACGTCACGGCACTGGTCGAGCTCAAGGCGCGGTTCGACGAGGCCAACAACGTCTCCTGGGCACGGCTCATGGAGCGGGCCGGTGTCCACGTCGTGTTCGGGTTCCTCGACCTGAAGACACACTGCAAGCTGTCGCTGGTGATCCGCGCCGAGGGGCAGGGGCTGCGCCGCTACGTCCACCTCGGCACCGGCAACTACAACCCCACCACCGCGCTGTCGTACACCGACCTCGGCCTGTTCACCGCCGACGAGCAGATCGCCGAGGACGCCTCGGCGGTGTTCAATCTCCTCACCGGCTACTCGCAGGGGCACGCGTGGCGGAAATTGGTGGTCGCTCCGGCAGATCTCCACCGGCGGACGCTCGAGCTGATCGACGGGCAGACGGCGCGGGCCCGGGCAGGGAAGCCCGCGCGGATCGTCGCCAAGCTCAACGCGCTGGTCGACCGCGAGGTGATCGTCGCCCTGTACCGGGCCAGCCAGGCGGGGGTGCCGATCGACATCATCGCCCGCGGCATCTGCGCGCTGCGGCCGGGGGTGCCGGGCCTGAGCGAGACGATCCGCGTGCGGAGCATCGTCGACCGGTTCCTCGAACACAGCCGGCTGTACGTGTTCGGCCCCGACGACGACGCGCGGGTGTTCATCGCCAGCGCCGACTGGATGCCGCGCAACTTTTTCCGGCGCGTCGAGGTGATGGTGCCGATCGAGAGCCCCGATCTGGTCGCCCGGATCCTCCGCGAGATCGTGCCGGTCTACCTCGCCGACAACACCCGCGCCCGGGTGATGGACAGCGACGGGGCGTTTCACCTCCGCCAGCCGCCTGCGGGAGAGCCCGCGATCCGCTGCCAGAGCATGTTCCTTGACGGCGACTCGGGAGCGGTCGCCGCCGAGCCTTCGTCGGGCCCGGTCCCGCGTGGGCGGCGCGCGCAGCCGCGTGGCGAGGGGGCTGCGCGCCGTGAACGGCGCGGAAGGCAGCGATAG
- a CDS encoding RimK family alpha-L-glutamate ligase, whose amino-acid sequence MRLAILGDPRGWHVGDLLRAVAARGRAATVVEWPAVTATLGRGDTAEVFGPAALADAGAILVRTMPTGSLEEVIVRMDILGRLAATGRRVINEPRGLEVAIDKYLSLARIAAAGLPVPRTVVVQRPDDLVGAWESLGGDAVSKPLFGSRGRGIERVDSRDALAGMAAGLAEGRVCYLQEFVHHDGWDVRILLVGDRAFSMRRVATGDWRLNLARGARAETFTPPAAWLSLARRAAAAVGTAVAGVDLLPDRDGGLVVLEVNGVPGWRGLQSVCDTDIAAAVVDLALAAG is encoded by the coding sequence ATGCGACTGGCGATCCTCGGCGACCCGCGCGGCTGGCATGTCGGCGACCTGCTCCGTGCCGTCGCGGCGCGCGGCCGGGCGGCGACGGTCGTCGAGTGGCCCGCGGTGACCGCGACACTCGGGCGCGGCGATACGGCCGAGGTCTTCGGCCCGGCGGCGCTGGCCGATGCCGGGGCGATCCTCGTCCGGACGATGCCCACCGGCAGCCTCGAGGAGGTGATCGTCCGGATGGACATCCTCGGCCGCCTCGCCGCGACCGGCCGGCGCGTGATCAACGAGCCACGCGGCCTCGAGGTGGCGATCGACAAATACCTGTCGCTGGCGCGGATCGCGGCCGCCGGCCTGCCGGTGCCGCGGACGGTCGTCGTGCAGCGTCCCGACGACCTGGTCGGTGCCTGGGAGTCGCTCGGCGGCGACGCCGTCTCCAAGCCGCTGTTCGGCTCGCGTGGCCGAGGGATCGAGCGGGTCGATTCGCGCGATGCCCTCGCCGGGATGGCCGCCGGCCTGGCCGAGGGACGCGTGTGCTACCTGCAGGAATTCGTGCACCACGACGGCTGGGACGTGCGGATCCTGCTGGTGGGGGACCGGGCTTTTTCCATGCGGCGGGTGGCGACGGGGGACTGGCGGCTCAATCTCGCCCGCGGCGCCCGTGCCGAGACGTTCACGCCACCGGCAGCGTGGCTCTCCCTGGCGCGCCGGGCCGCGGCCGCCGTGGGAACGGCCGTGGCGGGGGTCGACCTTCTCCCCGATCGGGACGGGGGGCTGGTGGTCTTGGAGGTGAACGGCGTCCCTGGCTGGCGGGGGCTCCAGTCGGTCTGCGACACCGACATCGCCGCCGCGGTCGTCGATCTCGCCTTGGCCGCCGGGTAG
- a CDS encoding 6-pyruvoyl tetrahydropterin synthase family protein: MGEQFSVRLEKAVHVFAAGHFITLTDDLCEPVHGHNWRVAVEWSGTPDRHGMVVDFIWLRDRLAAVLARLDHRMLLATGNPLLPVATATGPLGGAEVTVRFANRRWVFPAEECALLPVANTTAEWLARWIGGELLATAPARPERLSVAVDECLDQWGTWTWTPD; the protein is encoded by the coding sequence ATGGGTGAACAGTTCTCGGTCCGGCTCGAGAAGGCCGTCCACGTCTTCGCGGCGGGCCACTTCATCACGCTCACCGACGACCTCTGCGAGCCGGTCCACGGCCACAATTGGCGCGTCGCCGTCGAGTGGTCGGGAACACCCGATCGCCACGGCATGGTGGTCGACTTCATCTGGCTGCGCGACCGGCTCGCCGCGGTGCTGGCGCGGCTCGACCACCGGATGCTGCTGGCGACCGGCAACCCGCTGCTCCCGGTGGCGACGGCCACCGGCCCGCTCGGCGGCGCGGAGGTCACGGTGCGCTTCGCGAACCGGCGCTGGGTGTTTCCGGCGGAGGAGTGTGCGCTCCTCCCGGTGGCCAACACCACCGCCGAGTGGCTGGCGCGGTGGATCGGCGGCGAACTGCTCGCGACGGCGCCGGCGCGCCCAGAGCGGCTGAGCGTGGCGGTCGACGAGTGCCTCGATCAGTGGGGCACCTGGACATGGACGCCCGACTGA
- the rsgA gene encoding ribosome small subunit-dependent GTPase A: MSGRRRDRDQPAGPGPGDLPGKGRTRKFRVELRKNRGVRRRNGDLTRAVGGDPDAVADAAAGERLSGKGDLTRKRTVVERIDDGVATWRGRVLRVHGLESLVQAVDGAIVRCTTSRVLRTLSSSARHPIVAGDDVVVRPGGAGGADLIQAVEPRRTVLCRSSRGQQHVIVANVDRVVIVGSAAEPDLKPGLVDRLLLAAEGAGIHPVVCINKTDLVDRARLVPLAGVYARMGYPVLLCSTCDGTGIARLRRIVATGITAVVGQSGVGKSSLLNAIEPGLGLAVAAVSTDNDKGRHTTTTSRLIPLAHGGALVDTPGVRQFQPWRIVPAEVPAAFRDLRPFANRCRFPDCTHSHEAGCAVKDGVADGLLDTRRWESCCHLAGSTAEEEA; encoded by the coding sequence ATGAGCGGCCGGAGGCGCGATCGTGACCAGCCCGCCGGTCCTGGACCCGGCGACCTGCCCGGCAAGGGACGAACCCGGAAGTTCCGCGTCGAGCTGCGGAAGAACCGCGGGGTCCGGCGCCGCAACGGCGACCTGACGCGTGCGGTCGGCGGCGATCCCGACGCGGTGGCCGACGCCGCCGCCGGCGAACGGCTGTCGGGCAAGGGAGACCTGACGCGGAAGCGCACCGTCGTCGAACGCATCGACGACGGCGTTGCCACCTGGCGTGGGCGGGTGCTCCGCGTCCACGGGCTCGAGAGCCTCGTCCAAGCCGTCGACGGCGCGATCGTGCGCTGCACCACCAGCCGCGTCCTCCGCACGCTGTCGAGCAGCGCCCGCCATCCGATCGTCGCCGGTGACGACGTCGTCGTCCGCCCCGGCGGTGCCGGCGGCGCCGACCTGATCCAGGCGGTGGAGCCGCGCCGCACCGTCCTCTGCCGCTCGAGCCGCGGGCAGCAGCATGTCATCGTGGCCAACGTCGACCGCGTGGTGATCGTCGGCAGTGCTGCCGAGCCCGACCTCAAGCCGGGCCTCGTCGACCGCCTCCTGCTGGCCGCCGAGGGGGCGGGAATCCACCCGGTGGTCTGCATCAACAAGACCGACCTCGTCGACCGCGCCCGGCTCGTTCCCCTCGCCGGCGTGTACGCGCGGATGGGCTACCCGGTCCTTCTCTGCTCGACGTGCGACGGCACCGGCATCGCCCGGCTGCGACGTATCGTCGCCACGGGGATCACCGCCGTCGTCGGCCAGAGCGGCGTCGGCAAGTCGTCGCTGCTCAACGCCATCGAGCCGGGCCTCGGCCTCGCGGTCGCCGCGGTCAGCACCGACAACGACAAGGGGCGCCACACCACGACCACGTCGCGCCTCATCCCCCTCGCCCACGGTGGCGCGCTGGTCGACACGCCCGGCGTCCGCCAATTCCAACCGTGGCGGATCGTGCCGGCGGAGGTGCCGGCCGCATTCCGCGACCTACGGCCGTTCGCCAACCGGTGCCGGTTTCCCGATTGCACACACAGCCACGAGGCGGGGTGCGCGGTCAAGGACGGCGTCGCCGACGGCCTCCTCGACACGCGCCGTTGGGAGAGCTGCTGCCATCTCGCCGGGTCGACAGCCGAGGAGGAAGCATGA
- a CDS encoding NUDIX domain-containing protein, whose amino-acid sequence MARGSATAIAVAVVTDGEMVLVGRRSADAREAPGRAEFPGGKQLPGEDPATAAARECFEETGIAVVVGAEIARVPSAAGDSVLEITFVAATPVDRAAAPRAPFRWVARGDLASLPFPAANAAVVARLVAAATHGGSSPPGCQG is encoded by the coding sequence ATGGCGCGCGGGAGCGCGACGGCGATCGCCGTCGCGGTCGTGACCGACGGTGAGATGGTGCTCGTCGGCCGCCGCAGTGCGGATGCCCGCGAGGCGCCGGGGCGCGCCGAGTTTCCCGGGGGCAAGCAACTCCCCGGCGAGGATCCGGCGACCGCGGCGGCGCGCGAGTGCTTCGAGGAGACCGGGATCGCGGTCGTCGTCGGCGCCGAGATCGCGCGGGTGCCGTCGGCGGCCGGTGACAGCGTGCTCGAGATCACGTTCGTCGCGGCCACGCCCGTCGATCGCGCCGCGGCGCCGCGGGCGCCATTTCGCTGGGTAGCGCGCGGCGACCTGGCCAGCCTGCCCTTCCCCGCCGCCAACGCGGCCGTCGTCGCCCGGCTCGTCGCCGCCGCCACTCACGGCGGGTCGTCGCCGCCGGGATGCCAGGGGTGA
- the yidD gene encoding membrane protein insertion efficiency factor YidD produces the protein MPRRLGRVVHHGLVALVVAAIRGYQWLLSPLLGATCRFRPTCSEYVRIVIERDGLVKGSLRGLARIARCHPWHPGGDDPP, from the coding sequence ATGCCGCGCCGCCTCGGCCGGGTCGTGCATCACGGGCTGGTCGCGCTGGTGGTGGCCGCGATCCGCGGTTATCAGTGGCTCCTCAGCCCGCTCCTCGGCGCCACCTGCCGGTTTCGGCCCACGTGCAGCGAATACGTCCGGATCGTCATCGAGCGCGACGGCCTGGTGAAGGGCTCGTTGCGGGGCCTCGCGCGGATCGCTCGCTGTCACCCCTGGCATCCCGGCGGCGACGACCCGCCGTGA
- the rnpA gene encoding ribonuclease P protein component, which produces MVTDRPAPFPRASRLRSAADFARVYAARRTAAGGGLVVHVRRRDEAGGPRLGLSVSRRVGNAVVRNRWKRRLREAFRRIAHALAADHDFCVVVRTSTVPAGAAGQREIETLLVDLGRRAVGRRERPGGEPPAAGRRR; this is translated from the coding sequence GTGGTGACCGACCGGCCGGCACCGTTTCCGCGTGCGTCGCGCCTCCGCAGCGCCGCCGACTTCGCACGGGTCTACGCCGCCCGGCGGACCGCGGCCGGTGGCGGGCTGGTCGTCCATGTCCGCCGGCGCGACGAGGCCGGCGGTCCGCGGCTCGGCCTGTCGGTGTCGCGCCGCGTCGGCAATGCCGTCGTCCGCAACCGCTGGAAGCGGCGTCTTCGCGAGGCCTTTCGCCGGATCGCGCACGCGCTGGCCGCCGATCACGATTTCTGCGTCGTCGTCCGAACGAGCACGGTGCCGGCCGGGGCCGCGGGGCAGCGCGAAATCGAGACGTTGCTCGTCGATCTCGGCCGCCGCGCCGTCGGCCGGCGCGAGCGCCCCGGCGGTGAGCCCCCGGCAGCGGGCCGACGGAGGTGA
- a CDS encoding J domain-containing protein, whose product MADDHYQTLGVPRTASADEIRKAYRELARKYHPDLHPDDDAAKEKFKRVQTAFDVLNDPGKREMYDRYGSAFEGAQAAGGRRGGRGPFPGAGFPGGEGGGFDTGEIDLESLFGGGFADLFGGQGAAPGGGGGSKSRSRRRATQATGDDLKSALVVPFKLAIEGGKSDLRVDRGGGAETISVTIPQGIADGAKMRLRGQGMPGAGGGPAGDLLLEVKVEPHPLYRRDGDTLTVPLPVSLSEALSGAKVDLPTPWGTITLRVPPLTSSGRRLRAAGMGVHHGDGTRGDLIAEVQVMLPEGADAAAVERLREAAAAAEPPSGSGPRSRLQW is encoded by the coding sequence ATGGCCGACGACCATTACCAGACGCTCGGTGTCCCGCGGACCGCCTCGGCCGACGAGATCCGCAAGGCCTACCGCGAATTGGCGCGGAAGTACCACCCCGATCTCCATCCCGACGACGATGCGGCGAAGGAGAAATTCAAGCGCGTCCAGACGGCGTTCGACGTCCTCAACGATCCCGGCAAGCGCGAGATGTACGACCGCTACGGCAGTGCGTTCGAGGGCGCGCAGGCCGCAGGGGGACGGCGCGGTGGGCGGGGGCCGTTTCCCGGCGCCGGGTTTCCCGGAGGCGAGGGGGGCGGCTTCGACACCGGCGAGATCGATCTCGAGAGCCTGTTCGGCGGCGGCTTCGCCGACCTGTTCGGTGGCCAGGGAGCGGCCCCCGGAGGGGGTGGCGGGTCGAAGTCGCGCTCGCGCCGCCGCGCCACCCAGGCCACCGGCGACGATCTCAAGAGTGCGCTCGTGGTTCCCTTCAAGCTCGCGATCGAAGGGGGTAAGAGCGACCTCCGCGTCGACCGTGGCGGAGGCGCGGAGACGATCAGCGTGACGATCCCGCAGGGCATCGCCGACGGCGCGAAGATGCGGCTGCGTGGCCAGGGAATGCCCGGTGCCGGCGGCGGACCGGCCGGTGACTTGCTGCTCGAGGTCAAGGTCGAACCCCATCCACTCTACCGGCGCGACGGCGACACGCTCACCGTGCCGCTGCCGGTGTCGCTTTCCGAGGCACTGTCGGGGGCGAAGGTCGACCTGCCGACCCCGTGGGGCACGATCACCCTCCGCGTGCCGCCGCTGACCAGTTCGGGTCGCCGCCTCCGCGCCGCGGGGATGGGAGTGCACCATGGCGACGGCACGCGCGGCGACCTGATCGCCGAGGTCCAGGTGATGCTGCCGGAGGGCGCCGACGCCGCCGCGGTCGAGCGCCTCCGCGAGGCGGCCGCCGCTGCCGAGCCGCCGTCAGGGAGCGGGCCGCGGTCGCGGCTCCAGTGGTGA
- a CDS encoding metal-dependent transcriptional regulator: MPSLTVENYVKTIYQITSSQGGRPATTGQLATALRVSPGTVTSMLKTLDVARLATHRPYEGVSLSRAGRVLALRVLRRHRLLELFLMRVLDMTWDEVHDEAEHMEHAVSDLLVDRIDAWLGHPDVDPHGDPIPRADGESLPAPAGGPPRPLADCDTGVTFRLARVIDQSAEFLRYLTDAGLAIGTVGEVEHQADGGGLMRIRVPRGSVALARDAAAKLFVVDEPAAAP; this comes from the coding sequence ATGCCCAGCCTGACGGTCGAGAACTACGTCAAGACGATCTACCAGATCACCTCGTCGCAGGGAGGTCGGCCGGCGACCACCGGGCAGCTCGCCACGGCGCTTCGAGTCTCGCCGGGCACGGTGACGAGCATGCTCAAGACGCTCGACGTCGCCCGCCTCGCGACCCACCGGCCCTACGAAGGCGTGTCGCTGTCGCGTGCGGGTCGCGTGCTGGCGCTGCGCGTGCTGCGGCGCCATCGGCTCCTCGAGTTGTTCCTGATGCGCGTCCTCGACATGACCTGGGACGAGGTCCACGACGAGGCGGAGCACATGGAACACGCCGTCAGCGACCTGCTCGTCGACCGGATTGACGCCTGGCTCGGCCACCCCGACGTCGATCCCCACGGCGATCCGATCCCGCGCGCCGACGGCGAGTCGCTGCCGGCTCCGGCGGGCGGGCCGCCGCGGCCGCTCGCCGACTGCGACACCGGCGTCACCTTCCGGCTGGCGCGCGTCATCGACCAGTCGGCCGAGTTCCTCCGCTACCTCACCGACGCGGGCCTGGCGATCGGCACGGTCGGCGAGGTCGAGCACCAAGCCGACGGCGGCGGCCTGATGCGGATCCGCGTGCCACGGGGGAGCGTGGCCCTGGCGCGGGACGCGGCGGCGAAGCTGTTCGTCGTCGACGAGCCGGCTGCGGCACCGTGA
- a CDS encoding methenyltetrahydromethanopterin cyclohydrolase — MSLNAAARAIAAEIEAGAAALGVAVHRVGGATVLDCGVVAPGSDAAGLLVARTALGDRGHVRLDPAGTEPLWPGCPWPAVAVSSDDPVTACLAAQYAGWKVSVGKFFAMASGPFRALVGREALYDDIGRRERDDVAVALLEAGKLPAEDVCARLAADAGVSPERLAILVARTASPAGTLQVIARSLETALHRLHVAGFDLERIVRGSGRAPLAPVAGDDLAAIGLTNDAILYGGRVVLEVDADDDALAAVGPQVVSAGSPAYGSPFREVFTRAGGDFYAIDPALFAPAEVTFVNRATGRRQSFGHPAPEIVARSFAGA; from the coding sequence ATGTCGCTCAACGCCGCTGCCCGGGCGATCGCCGCCGAGATCGAAGCGGGCGCGGCCGCACTTGGCGTCGCCGTACATCGCGTCGGCGGGGCGACCGTGCTCGACTGCGGTGTCGTCGCCCCCGGCAGCGACGCCGCCGGCCTGCTCGTGGCCCGCACGGCGCTCGGCGACCGCGGCCACGTCCGGCTCGACCCGGCGGGTACGGAGCCGCTCTGGCCCGGCTGCCCCTGGCCCGCGGTGGCTGTCTCCAGCGATGACCCGGTGACCGCCTGCCTGGCCGCACAGTACGCCGGGTGGAAGGTGTCGGTGGGAAAGTTCTTCGCGATGGCCAGCGGCCCGTTCCGTGCGCTGGTCGGGCGCGAGGCGCTGTACGACGACATCGGCCGGCGCGAACGCGACGACGTCGCCGTGGCACTTCTCGAGGCGGGCAAGCTCCCCGCTGAAGACGTCTGCGCACGGCTCGCGGCCGACGCCGGTGTCTCTCCCGAGCGGCTCGCGATTCTCGTCGCCCGAACGGCGAGCCCGGCGGGGACGCTCCAGGTGATCGCCCGCTCGCTCGAGACGGCGCTCCACCGTCTCCATGTCGCGGGCTTCGATCTCGAGCGGATCGTCCGCGGCAGCGGCCGTGCGCCCCTGGCCCCGGTGGCGGGCGACGACCTGGCCGCGATCGGCCTGACCAACGACGCGATTCTCTACGGCGGGCGCGTGGTCCTCGAGGTCGATGCCGACGACGACGCGCTCGCCGCGGTCGGACCGCAGGTCGTGAGCGCAGGCTCCCCCGCCTACGGAAGCCCGTTCCGCGAGGTCTTCACCCGCGCGGGGGGCGACTTCTACGCGATCGACCCGGCGCTGTTCGCGCCGGCCGAGGTGACGTTCGTCAACCGCGCCACGGGCCGGCGGCAGTCGTTCGGCCACCCCGCCCCCGAGATCGTCGCCCGGTCGTTCGCCGGCGCGTGA
- a CDS encoding FHA domain-containing protein yields the protein MYGELHPRGGGDTIPLMKKFLVVGRRESCDIVLRWPNVSGSHCELSLVDGFWYVKDLASSNGTKVNGTRVAERRLDPGDTLSIARHEFEIVYEPVRLGATGAPVDDNAGRDPLSRSLLEAAGLERRRSRDDSRPPR from the coding sequence ATGTACGGCGAATTGCATCCGCGCGGTGGCGGTGACACGATCCCGTTGATGAAGAAGTTTCTCGTCGTCGGGCGTCGCGAGAGTTGCGACATCGTGCTCCGCTGGCCCAATGTCTCGGGGTCGCACTGCGAATTGTCGCTCGTCGACGGCTTCTGGTATGTCAAGGACCTTGCCAGCAGCAACGGCACCAAGGTCAATGGCACGCGGGTCGCCGAACGCCGGCTCGACCCCGGCGACACGCTGTCGATCGCCCGCCATGAATTCGAGATCGTTTATGAGCCGGTCCGGCTCGGCGCGACCGGTGCACCGGTCGACGACAACGCCGGCCGCGATCCCCTGAGCCGCAGCCTCCTCGAGGCCGCAGGTCTCGAACGGCGGCGTTCGCGGGACGATTCCCGTCCCCCGCGATGA